The following nucleotide sequence is from bacterium.
CCGTTGCTCGGCCAGCTCGCCTTCGACTGGACGCGACCCGTGCCGTCGCTGTTCATCGTCGCCGACCGCGACTCGCTGCTACCGCTCGCGAGCACGACGCATCTCGCCGGCCTCGTGCCGGCGCCGCGCCGTCTGGTGGCGCTCGAGAACACGGACCACATGCACTTCTGCGACCGCGCCGAGCAGGTGCACGAGTTCTTCCGCGCGATGCCCCCGCCGGGTCTGTTCGAGCGCCTGGCCGGCGGCGTCCCGCCGATCGCGGAGCTGGCGCCGCCGGCGGGGGCGGAGCTCGCCGTGCGCGGCCTCGGCCTGGCGCACTTCGACGCGACGCTCGCCGGTCACGTGGCTGCGGCGCAGCTACTCGCCGCCGATCTCGGCGCCCTCCTGGCCGATCGGGGCGTCCGCGCGACCGAACACGCGCTGCCCTGATCGCTTTTCCTTGACGGGAAGCCGAGCGTCTTGCATGCTCGGCGGCACCCAGGAGGGCATCATGGCAAGAAAGCCTGTGCTGCCGCTCGCCGGATGCATACTCGGCGCGGCACTGTTCGCAGCGTGGACCCTGCCTCCGCTCCGCTCCTCGCCCCTCCCCTGCCCCGGCGGCCGCTTCCGCGTCGAAGGCGACGCGGTACCCGGCGGGGTTCTGCTCCTCGACGGTGACCGGGCCAGTCTGCCGGGGCGCTGCCCGGCGGCGCGCATGACGGTCGCCCACCCGGCGCGCAGCGTCACCGCGGTGCGCACGAGCTGGAAGGCGTGCGCCGGCACGGACCGCCTGCGCATCCGGCTCCGCTTCGCGCCCGGCTGCGAGGCGGCCGACGGCGTGGTCGTGGCGGGCGAGGCCGAGCCGGGCCGGCGCTTCCGCGCCCTCCGGGTCACCGCCAGCTGAGCGCGGCGCGCATGCTCAGGCGACCAGCCGTGCCATCGCCCGCCGCGCCTGGCGCAGCACGGGCTCGTAGCCCATCGCGTCGACGTCGTCGCTGACGATCTCGAGCTCGTACCAGCCGCGGTAGCCGCGGGCTTCGAGCGTCTGCACGATCTCGCGCAGCGGGAGGATGCCCTTGCCGAGCAGCGCCCGGTCCAGCGTGCGCATGGTGTCGCGCTTGTAGTCCGACAGCTGCACGGCGTGGATCCGCCGCGGCGCGTCCGCGGCGATCGTCTCCAGCAGCCGGCGCTCCCACCCCGAGTGCCAGACGTCGAGCACGTAGCCGGCGCCGCGGCCGGCACGGCGGGCGATCTCGCGAGCGTCGGCCAGCGTGTTCACGAACGACAGGTCCTGGCGCAGCGGGTGGATCACCTCGACGGCCAGGCGGATGTTCGCGGCCGCGGCCTCGGGCAGGAGCCGCGCGTAGGCGTCGCCGTAGGCCGCCGCCGCCCGCTCCCAGGTCGCACCGTTCCGACCGCCGGGAATCACGACCAGCACCTCGCCGCCGACCTCGTGCAGCCAGGCCAACGCCCGCCGCACCTCGTCGACCCCGCGACGGATCGTGCCCGGTTCGGTGCCGAACCTGCCGTACGACCCGAGATGGGCGACGCGCATCCCGGAGGCCCGCAGCAGCCCCGCCGCGCGCTCGCGGCCGTAGGCGTCGAGCTTCGTGCTGGCGAGGCTGATGGCCCGGAACCCGAGCCGCTCGAGCCCGCGCACGTCCTCCTCGAGCGTCCAGCGCCGCAGCATGTAGTGGCCGACGGTCAGCCGGTCGAGGATCGCGGCGGGCATCGGGTGGGGGATAGGTCCGCGGATACGCAGGCGTCAATCACCCCGGCGGCCGGGTAGTGGGTCAGTTTGATCCCCGTCTGACGGCTACTACTACTTCTTCTTCTTGCGCGGGCGCCCCGGGTTGCGATGCGGCACCTCTGCCCTAGCGGCCGACACTCCAATCTCGATGGCATCGAAGGCGCCTGCGGCGCCGTCCTTCTTGCCCTGCTCGTAAACCGCTTCCAGAACCTGGAGTAGCTTCACGCCATGGAACAGGGGCATGTCGTCCATGATCTCTTTGAGTGCGGCGGATATTCGGGGGCTGGCGTAGACCTTAATCTGCTCGCCGGAATTCAGTTCGATCGCGGTCGTGATGTACTTCGCTGCCATCGGCTTCCGCCTCCTTGAAGCACGTGGCATAGTTCAGCCATGCACAAGCGGTCAAGCACGGTCACGGCGCTGCTCGCAGGCTGGCTTTTGATGTCGCCGCCGCCGCAGAAGCGCGAGGGCGCGGCGCCGGGACTCGGCAGCTACGGGCAGGATCTGAGCGTGCCCGTCTCAAAATGGAAGCAGGAGGGCGCGTTCGACACGGCCGCCGAGTGCGAAGCGGCGATCGTCCGAACGATGGACGATCTCGGGAAGGCGCAAGGGAGTGATGCGATGCCGGTCCACGTCGACCTCCAGGCGCGGATGCAGGCCGCCGCCTCGGGTGCCCGGTGCGTTCCGGCAGATCACATCTACCCGGCGGCCGTGGGGGAGCAGCCGTGAAGGCCAAGAAGCCCGCACGCCGGCCGCGCGACCCGAACCAGCTCGCCAAGCTCATCGTCGACATGGCGACCGGCGAGGCCCCCCGCGACGACCTCGCGCCGCGCGACGACGGAAAGAACCCGGCCGCCGTCGCCCTCGGTCGACTGGGTGGGCTCAAGGGGGGAAAGGCCAGGGCGGCCAGCCTCAGCGCCAGGAAACGCCGTGAAATAGCCAAGAAAGCCGCAAGTGCGCGCTGGCGAAAGCGCGGCGAAAAATAGCTAGTGGTCGGCCACTAGCCAGATCCGCCACGAACAGTGGCGCGACCGGCTTGCCGCGCAGTCGCTACTGTGGTTAATGGAGCCCAGTCTAGGGAGGCTGCGATGCAGGACATTCGCATGGTGCTTAAGGCCAAGAGGGATGCGCTTCAGCGTTTGCAGGCCGAGATCGATGTCCTTGAGCGTGCCCAAGCCCTCCTGGAGGGCGATAGCCTTGAGCCTTCCCCTCGACGCGTTGTTCTGACCCCGGAGAAGCGCCTCACTGGCGCGCAGGCCAAGAATCACTTCGCGCCTACTTCGCAGGTCGGACTTGCGATCGCCGTACTGCGGGACGCAGGCAGCCCCCTTCACGTCACCGAGATCATGCGGCGTATCATGGACCGCGGTGGCTCCGTGAAGAAGGCGTCCCTCGTCGGCAGCCTCGCGCGACTTGTGAACGAGAAGCGCGTGTTTGTGCGTAAGCGGCCCAACGTTTTCGGGCTGTTGGAGTGGGCCGGCGGACCGCCGACTCTCCCGCTCCAGGTCGGAAACGGTGGCTCAAGTAGTGCCGAGCTTTCCCGTGGCAACCCGACGTCGGAGTCCACTCCCGGCGCCGGCTGGGCCGCTCGGCATTAGCGGCGTAGGGACCGCCCGGGCGTCCAAAACCCAGGCGGTCCCTGCGCTGCGCCCGTTGCGTCACTGACGCACGGATCTGCCTAACAGATGGCAGATCTCAGGCTCAAGATCCACTTCGTGCGTGCGCACGCACGACCAATGACACAGCCCATGACATAGGTTTTCGTAGGGAGCAGTTTCGGATTGACGTAGCATGATCGATCAAGCATAAGGGTCAACATGAATCGGCTGGACGGCAAGCGCCGCGCTCAAGTCGTGGCGGCTCTGGTGGAGGGCAACAGCATCCGGGCGACGTGCCGCATGACCGGCGTCGCCAAGGGCACCGTGCTCAAGCTGGTGGCCGACCTGGGCGAGGCGGCTCGCGAGTATCAGGACCGCACGCTGCGGAACCTGCCCTGCACGCGCATTCAGTGCGACGAGATCTGGAGCTTCTGCTACGCGAAGGACAAGAATCTTCCCGACTCCATGCGCCACAAGCCTGGCGTCGGCTCCATCTGGACGTGGACCGCGATCTGCGCCGACACCAAGCTCGTCCCGAGCTTCCACATCGGCACGCGCGACGCAGGTTGCGCCTGGGAGTTCATGAACGACCTGGCCGGCCGGCTCTGCAAGCGCATCCAGCTCACGACCGATGGTCATCGGGCCTATCTCGATGCCGTCGACACGGCGATCGGGAACCACCAGATCGACTACGCCATGCTCATCAAGATCTACGGCGAGGCCCGTGCCGAGGAAGCGCGCTACAGCCCGCCGACGTGCATCGGGACCGACGTCAAGATCATCGCGGGGAACCCGGATCCGGCGCACATCAGCACGAGCTACGTCGAGCGCCAGAACCTGACGATGCGCATGAGCATCCGTCGCTTCACCCGCCTGACCAATGCGTTCTCCAAGAAGATCGAGAACCACGAGCACTCGGTCGCGCTGCACTTCCTCCACTACAACTTCGCGCGCATCCACCAGTCGATCCGGTGCTCGCCTGCGATGGAGGCCGGCGTCACGGACCGGCTCTGGTCGGTCAAAGACATCGTGGCGCTGCTTGAGGAGCGCGAGGCTCAGGTCCGCCCGACCGGGACGGATTCAAACTGACCCACTACCGGCGGCCGAGCAGCGCCGCCGACGTCGGCTCGAGCAGCGACCCCGCCACCAACGCGACGCGGGCGCCGCGCACCGGGCGCGCCGCGTCCCCGCGCAGCTGGCGCACCGCCTCGACGACGTCGTTGATGCCGTCGAGGGCCGCCTCGCCGAGCTGCCCGCCGTGCGGGTTCACCCGCGGCCGTGCGAGGCCGCGCGCATCGGCTGGACGCCGACACAGGCCATAGGCGACGAGCCCGAGCGCGACCAGCCCCGCGGGATCGTCGTGCAGGCACGCGACGTCGACCGCCGCGGCCCGCAGGCCCGCCGCGCGGTACATCGCCTTCGCCGCGCGCGCGATCGCCGCCGGCGCGTCGGCGCGCACCCACTCGCCGGCGAACCGCGTCGCCGACGGCACCGCCGCCTGCATGGTCGCGAGCACGCGCACCGGGGCGTGACGCCCGCCCGCCGCCTCCAGCCGGGTCACCACGAAAGCGCAGCCGCCCACCGCCGGCTCGGCGCAGTCCGCGCGCCGCAGCGGCTCGGCGACGAACGGGCTGGCGGCGTACGTGCGGGCGTCGAGCGCGCGCCGGACGATGGCCCGCGGGTTCTTCGCCGCCGCGGCGTGGGCCGCGCGGGTCGCGGCGGCGACGACGCCCGCGTCGATCCCCCGCCGCCGCAGCACGAGGGCCGCCGCCTGCGCCGGCGTGACCAGCCCGAACGGCATCTGCATCTGCTCGACGCCGGGCAGCAGGGCCGGTACGGCCGCCGCCGCCCGCTCCGCGCCGTGGCGCGCATGGTAGGCGACGACGGTGCGCGCGAGCCCCTGCTCGACGGCCATCGCCGCCAGGCGCACCAGCGCCGGCGCGCTCCCCGGCCCGTAGGGCACCGCCGCGTACCAGTCGAGGTTCGGCATGCCGAGAACGCCGGGCAGATCGAACTCCCACATCGCCTCGCGGTCGAAGCGCACCACGCCGTCGACGTCAGCCGGGCGCAGGCGGGCGTCGGCGAGCGCGCGCGCGATCGCCTGCGCGGCGAGCGCCGCCTCGGTCACCCGACCGCGGCGCGCGAAGCGCGTCTGGCCGACGCCGGCGATGGCCGCCGTCACGCCGGACGCCAGTGCGGCAGCGCGACGTCCTCGGCGACGTCCTCGAACCGCACCGCGACACGCAGCCCGGCGCGGATCTTCGCCGGCTCGCAGTCGCGCAGCTGGCCGACCAGGAACGGCCCCTCCTCCAGCTCGACGAGGGCCATCGCGTAGGGCACGCGCGCCGCGAACGCGGGCAGCGTCGGCGCGTGCACGATCGTCCACGAGTAGACCGTGCCGCGCCCCGCGGCGGTGAACCACGTGTGACGCAGCGAGGCGCAGCGCGGGCAGGCGGGCCGCGGCGAGAAGCGCGCGGTGCCGCAGTCGTCGCAGCGCTGGAGGCGCAGCTCGTGGCGACGGCAGCCGTCCCAGAACTCCTGCGTGTCGGGATTGGGCTGGGGAAGCGGAGGGAGCACGTCGGCCATCGTAGTCACCGCGCCAGGAGGACCGCGCCGTACGGGTCGCTCGACGCCGCGGCGACGAGCACGAGCTCGGCGTCCGGCACCTGCGCCGTGCTGGTGCCGCGCAGCTGGCGCACCGCCTCGGTCCAGTTGTTGAAGCCGTGGATGAACGCCTCGGAGAGCTGGCCGCCGTGCGTGTTCACCGGCAGCCGGCCGTCGGGCCAGCGGATGCCGCCGCCGGCGACGAAGCCGCCGCTCTCGCCGTGACCGCAGAAGCCCCAGTCCTCGAGCGCCAGCAGCACCATGGGCGTGAAGTGGTCGTAGAACATCGCCGCGTCGACGTCCGACGGGCGCACGCCGGCCTCGCCCCACAGCCGCGCGGCGGCCTCCGTCACCCAGCGCCGGCGCTCGTACGCGAACCAGTCGTGCGGGTGATGGTGCGCCGGGCCGTTCGTCTGCGCGCTGCCGAGGATCCAGACGGGACGCCGGGCGGTGTCGCGCGCCCGCTCGCGCGAGGCCAGCACGATCGCGCAGCCGCCGTCGGTCTCGAGGCAGCAGTCGAGGAGGCGCAGCGGCTCGGCGACGAAGCGCGAGGCGCGGTGGTCGGCGAGCGTCATGGGCTCGCGCATGAGGGCGTTCGGGTTGCGGGTCGCGTGATGGCGCATCGCGACCGCGACCTCGCCGAGGTGGTCCTCGGTCGTGCCGTGATCGAGCATGTGCCGGCGCGCGATCAGCGCCATCTCCTGCACCGGCGACACGAGCCCGAACGGCACCTGCCACTGGTAGAAGCCGGCGATGCGCGGCGCGATCTTCTCCCACGGCCGGCCGCCCTCGGTGTAGCCCTTGCCGAACGACGACCGGCGCCCGCGGTTGCGGGCGCGGAACGCGACCACGACCGACGCGTGCCCCGCCGCGAGCGCCGTCGCCGCGCTGCGCACGACGGCGCAGTACGAGCCGCCGCCGTGGCTGTGGGTCGAGAAGAAGCGCACGTCGCCGAGGCCGAGCATGGCCGCGACGTCGCCCACCGTGTTCGACTCGATGTCGAAGAGGCAGAGGCCGTCGACGTCGCGCGGCGCGAGGCCCGCATCGGCGAGCGCCGCGTGGATCGCCTCGGCCGCGACCTGCGCCTCGCTGATCCCGAGGTGCTTCGCGAAGCGCGTCTGGCCGATGCCGACGATCGCCGCGGGCGGCGCCACGTCAGACGGGCCAGCGCTCGCGCAGCCAGGGCAGGAGGACGTCGCGCGCGCAGCGCTCCTGCGGGTGCGGCAGGGCGGCGCCCTCGACGCCGGCCGGGTAGAGGTAGTGCCCGGCCCATGGGATCTCCGCGTACTGCTTGTCCTCGGCCCCCGACCACTCGTAGGTGGCGCGACATTCGGACGGGTAGATGTCGAGGTCGGCGAGCGGGCAGGCGACGAGCGTCGGCACGCGCACCGCCGGCAGCGTGCGCTCGAGCGACGCCTTCGACGACAGCCCCGACCACGTCGACAGCCACCCGCGCCCGCTCATGACGCGCGCCAGCCCCTCGCCGTAGTTGCCGACGATGGGATCGCGCCCGAACGAGAAGATCGAGCCCAGCGGCCGCTGCGACGGATCGAGCGCCGGGTCGAGGTTCCGCGGCTCGGCGAGCGTGCGGTAGATGAGGAAGTAGCGCCGCTGGAACGCACTGCGCGACAGCCAGGCGCGCTCGCCCTGCGGCAGCTTCGCCACCTGGTCGATGGCGCCGAGCCGCTTGCGGTGCCAGCGCACCTCTTCGCACCAGGCCAACGCCCGCGCGTCGAGCCGCGCGCAGCGCTCGCGCTGCGCCGCCCGATACGTGGCGAGGAAGTCGGCGGAGTACGCCGACGGTCCCTCGTGCATCGGACGGTAGCCGTTGGCGGGGTCGTACATGTCGAGCGCCGGATGCGTCGCGATGGGATCGTTCTCGTCGAGGACCGACGGATCGAGCCGATCGAGCAGGAAGCGGCCCTCGCCGAGGTGCGCCGCCAGCAGCACGAGGCCGTCGGCCATCGGCATCGCGGTCTCGTGCAGCGGCACGGGATCGCCCGAGGGCGCGCGCAGGAAGCGCGCCTGCGGCTCCTTCGCCGCCTGCTCGAGGTAGAACGCCGACAGCGAGCCGCCGCCGGAGTTGCCGAGCAGCACGACGGTGCGGAAGCCCCGCTCGCGCAGCCACGCGACCGAGCCCGCGACGTCGATCAGCAGGCGCTCGTGCAGCGCGTCGGCGTCGTGGTTCAGGTAGCGCGTGGTCGCGCCGAAGAAGGCGTAGCCGCCCTCGACCAGATACGGCACGAGGTAATGGCGCGAGAAGTCGACGCGCGGATGCATCGCCAGGATCGCGACGTCGGGATCGGTCTCCGCCGGGCGATACAGCACCCCGCTCAGCGGGAAGCCGTCGGCCGCGGGATGATCGACGATCTCGCGGCGGACGGCCGGGTCGAGCTCTCGATAGCAGTGCGGCAGCTGGATTCGCACCGAGGGCATCGGCGCCGCAGCCTGCCAGGGGTCACCGTAGGCGGCAACCACGCAGCGCGACGTTGACACCGCCCCGTTGCTCCCGAGACGATGCGGCGATGGCCTCCATCGCTTCGCTCCTCGCTGCCGAGGGCGCGCTCGCGCTGCCCGGCGTCTACGACGCGCTGTCCGCGCGGCTCGCCGAGCGGGCCGGGTTTCGCGCGCTCTTCCTCTCCGGCTTCGGGGTGTCGGCGGCGCGTCTCGGGCGGCCCGACTTCGGCTTTCTCGGCCGCGCCGAGATGCTCGACGCCGCGCGGCAGGTGTGCGCCGTGGTGTCGGTGCCGGTGATCGTCGACGTCGACACGGGCTGGGGCGGTATCTTCAACGTCGAGGCGGTCGTCACCGAGCTGATCCGCGCCGGCGCCGCCGGCTGCTTCCTCGAGGACCAGGTCTTCCCGAAGCGCTGCGGCCACATGCGCGGCAAGCGCGTCGTGCCGCTGGACGAGTATCTGCCCAAGCTGCGGGCGGCGCTGCGGGCTCGCGACGGCACCGCATTCCACGTCACCGCCCGCACCGACGCGCGCGCCGCGGTCGGCCTCGACGAGGCGATCGCCCGCGCGCGCGCCTTCGCCGACGCCGGCGCCGACGCGGTCTTCGTCGAGGCGCCCGAGTCGGTCGACGAGATGGCGCGCGTGCGCGCCGCCGTGCCCGCGGCGACGACGCTCGTCGCCAACATGGTCGAGGGCGGCCGCACGCCGGTGCGCGACACCGCCGCGCTCGGCGCCGCCGGCCATCGCCTCGTCGTACAGCCGGTGACCGGCATCCTCGCCGCGGCGCACGCGCTGCAGACGGCATACGCCGCGCTCGCCCGCGACGGCACGAGTGCCGCCGTCGGCGACCGCCTGCTCGGCTTCGACGCGCTGAACGGCGTGCTCGGGCTCGACGCGCTCTACGCACGCGAGGCGGCGCTGCTCACGGACACGCCGCGCGGCTGACTGGACCGCGTCGATCGCCCCGGGTTAAGCCACGCCGTGCCCGCGACCACGCTGCCCGCGCTGCTCGACGCCGTCGCCACCGCCCATCCCGAGGCCGAGGCGTTCCGCTACCGCGACGAGCGCCTCACCTACGCCGACTGGGCCGGGCTTTCCGGCCGCGTGGCCGCGACGCTGGCCGCGCACGGCGCCCGCCGCGGCGACGTCGTCGCGCTGCTGCTGCCGTCGACGCCCTGCTACCAGATCTGCTACCTCGCCGCGGCGCATCTCGGCGCGGTCACGACCGGCATCAACGTCCGCTACCGGCGCACCGAGATCGGCCATCTGCTGCGCCGCTCCGGCGCCCGCCTGCTGGTCGCCGTGACCCGCTGGCACGACGCCGACTTCCGCGCGCTGCTGGCGCCGCTGCGCGCCGAGCTGCCCGACCTGCGCGAGGTGCTGTGGGTCGAGCCCGAGACGCTCGCCGCGGGCACGCGCGACGCCGTCGCCGCACTCGCTCCCGACGCGCCGCCGCCGCCGGTCGCCGCGCAGGCCGACGATCCGGCGGCCATCGTCTTCACGAGCGGCACGACCGGCGTCCCGAAGGGCGCCTGGTACGCCCACGCGAGCCTGCTGGCGCTCGCCGACATCGAGGGCCGCCGACATCCCGGCGGCCCGCCGCGCTTCCTGCGCCACCTCGCCGCAGGCCTGTCGTTCGCCCACGTCGGCACGATGGCGCGCATCGCCATCCACGTCGGCAACGCCTGGTCGTCGCTCGTGCACGACACGTTCGATCCGGCGCTGGTGCTGGCGACGATCGAGCACGAGCGCCTCGAGCACCTCGGCGCCATCCCGACGCAGGCGATCCTGCTCCTCGAGCACCCCGACCGCCCGCGACGCGACCTCTCCTCGCTGCGCACCGTGCTGCTCGGCGGCGCACCGTCGTCTCCCGAGCTGATCCGCCGCGTGCAGGACGTGCTCGGCGTCCGCGTGCAGGTGCGCTACTCGTCGACCGAGGTCGGCATCGCGACCGGCTCGCTGCCCGACGATGCCCCCGAGCTGCTCGCGACCACGGTCGGCAAGCCGACGCCGGGCGTGGAGCTGCGCATCGTCGACTCCGAGCGCGGCCCGTGCGCCGCGGGCGAGGTCGGCGAGGTGCTCGTGCGCTCGCCCGCGACCATGCGCGGCTACTGGCGCGACCCCGAGCAGACGGCGGCGGTGCTGGACGCCGACGGCTGGGTCCACACCGGCGACCTCGGCTGGCTCGACGACGCCGGCTACCTCCGCCTGCGCGGCCGGCGCAGCGAGATGTACATCCGCGGCGGCTTCAACGTGTACCCCGCCGAGGTCGAGGACGTGCTCGCGCGCCACCCGAAGGTCGCGCGCGCCGCGGTGCTCGGCATGCCCGACGCGATCTTCGGCGAGATCGGCTGGGCCTTCGTCGCGCCGCGGCGGCCCGACGATCCGCCGACGCTGGGCGAGCTGCGCCGCTTCGTCGGCGCAGAGCTGGCGAGCTTCAAGCGACCCGACCGGCTGACGGTGCTGCCCGAGCTGCCGGTGACGCCGATGTTCAAGGTCGACAAGCAGGCGCTGCGCGGGCGGGCGGGGTGAGCCCCGCTTCGGTCTTGCATCTCGACCGAAGAGCCAAGATGCAAGCTTTCACACGCCGAGGCTTCTCAGCTGAGCTCGCACGGTGCTATCGGGCTCCGGCACACGATGCAGGAAGAGATCGGCCCCGGCGCCATCGCCGCACTGCGATGGATCGACGCGAGCGCGACCATCGACATCCACCTCGGACCACCGCTGGCGATCCTCGCCGGCATCGCGCTCGTCCGCGGCCTTCGGCGCGGGCGGACGGTCGCACAGCTCGGCGCACGCGAGGAGACGACGCTCCTCGCCATCGTGATCCTCATCGCACTCGGCCTGCGCCTGATCGCCCTCGATGCACCCCAGCAGCCCCGGTTCTACTTCTCCGAGTCGACCGTGCAGGTGGCGGGGCGCATGCTCGACGACGCCGGGTTTCTCGCGAGCGTGCGGCGCCTGGCGACGAACACGCAAGTCGCTTGGGCCCAGGAATCGCCCGTGCTCTTCGGCGTGCACGCAGCCTTCCAGCATCTGCTCGGGCCGTTCGCCGGCCTGCCCGGCGTCGTGGGCGCTGCCTGGGGCGTCACCACCTCGCTCCTCGCCTGGGCGGCCGGGCGCGCGATCGTCTCGCCCGGATTCGGCCTCGCCTTCGCCGCACTGGTCACGATCGCGCCACTCCAGGTCACGTGGGCGCGCATCGGCGGGCTGCAGATTCCCGCTGTCACCCACACACTGCTCGTCGTCTGGGTCGCCTTCGCGGCGGGCCGCCGCCGCAGCCTCCTCTTGTCCGTGCTGAGCGGGCTGCTCGCCTTCGCGAGCCTGTGGCACTATTTCCCCGCCCGGATCGCGCCGCTACTCGGAGCAGTCGCGCTCGTGTCGGGTCTCACGCGCGGACCGGGCCGACTCGGGCGGCGGGGCTGGCTCTGCGCACCGCTCGCCGGCCTCGCGTGCGAGGCTGCCGCCTGGGCCGCATACCACGCGGGCGATTTCACTCTCTGGCCGCGCTATCCTGGGTATCTCGGTACGCGCGGCGAGGCCACGATGCTCGCGGCTCTGGAAGGTGCCTGGGAGACGGTCGTACGCGAGCTGCCGCACACACTCAGCCGGTACTTCTGGACCGCACGCGCCGCCGATCCTCGCGCCCTCTGGGGTCTGCCCGCGGCGCCGGTCGGCGGCGGTCTCGATCCCGGCCTGCTGCACGGCGGCCTCGTCCTGCTGCCCATCGCCCTGCTCGGTGTGCTCGGGATGCTGGCGTGCCTCCGCCACCCCTGGCGCAATGCAATCTGGCTCCTGCTCGCGGCGGGCGGCCTCCTGCTGCCGGCGCTGAGCACACCGTCTGCGCGGCGCTTCGTCCTGCTCGATCTGGCCTAGTGCGCCTTCGCAGCCCACGGGCTCCTGCTGATGGGGCGTGGAACCGAGGTCGCGCGTCGAGGCGGCCCGCGGCGTCTCGCCGTCGCCGCCGGGCTGCTGCTCGCACTCGGAGCGTGGAGCGGCGGGACCCTGGCGGCACTCGCCGCGGCGTTGCCGCGGGCCGGCCGCGTTCCCATCCCGTTCGGTGAGAGCGGCTTCGGCGACGGCCTCGCCTGCCTGCAATGCGTCGAGGAGGGACGGCGTTGGCAGCGCGCGATCGCGGGAGGCGAGGTCATCGTGCTGTTCGACTCCGACTGCGAGCGCGAGGACGCGACCTCTCCTGCCGGCGTGCCCATGTATGGACGCATCGGCGCCCGCGCTGCCGGTCGTCCCGAGGCCTTCCTGGAGTTGTACGCCGTGCTCCAGAACGTCGAGCGCG
It contains:
- a CDS encoding isocitrate lyase/phosphoenolpyruvate mutase family protein, giving the protein MASIASLLAAEGALALPGVYDALSARLAERAGFRALFLSGFGVSAARLGRPDFGFLGRAEMLDAARQVCAVVSVPVIVDVDTGWGGIFNVEAVVTELIRAGAAGCFLEDQVFPKRCGHMRGKRVVPLDEYLPKLRAALRARDGTAFHVTARTDARAAVGLDEAIARARAFADAGADAVFVEAPESVDEMARVRAAVPAATTLVANMVEGGRTPVRDTAALGAAGHRLVVQPVTGILAAAHALQTAYAALARDGTSAAVGDRLLGFDALNGVLGLDALYAREAALLTDTPRG
- a CDS encoding Zn-ribbon domain-containing OB-fold protein, producing the protein MADVLPPLPQPNPDTQEFWDGCRRHELRLQRCDDCGTARFSPRPACPRCASLRHTWFTAAGRGTVYSWTIVHAPTLPAFAARVPYAMALVELEEGPFLVGQLRDCEPAKIRAGLRVAVRFEDVAEDVALPHWRPA
- a CDS encoding lipid-transfer protein — encoded protein: MAPPAAIVGIGQTRFAKHLGISEAQVAAEAIHAALADAGLAPRDVDGLCLFDIESNTVGDVAAMLGLGDVRFFSTHSHGGGSYCAVVRSAATALAAGHASVVVAFRARNRGRRSSFGKGYTEGGRPWEKIAPRIAGFYQWQVPFGLVSPVQEMALIARRHMLDHGTTEDHLGEVAVAMRHHATRNPNALMREPMTLADHRASRFVAEPLRLLDCCLETDGGCAIVLASRERARDTARRPVWILGSAQTNGPAHHHPHDWFAYERRRWVTEAAARLWGEAGVRPSDVDAAMFYDHFTPMVLLALEDWGFCGHGESGGFVAGGGIRWPDGRLPVNTHGGQLSEAFIHGFNNWTEAVRQLRGTSTAQVPDAELVLVAAASSDPYGAVLLAR
- a CDS encoding acyl--CoA ligase, encoding MPATTLPALLDAVATAHPEAEAFRYRDERLTYADWAGLSGRVAATLAAHGARRGDVVALLLPSTPCYQICYLAAAHLGAVTTGINVRYRRTEIGHLLRRSGARLLVAVTRWHDADFRALLAPLRAELPDLREVLWVEPETLAAGTRDAVAALAPDAPPPPVAAQADDPAAIVFTSGTTGVPKGAWYAHASLLALADIEGRRHPGGPPRFLRHLAAGLSFAHVGTMARIAIHVGNAWSSLVHDTFDPALVLATIEHERLEHLGAIPTQAILLLEHPDRPRRDLSSLRTVLLGGAPSSPELIRRVQDVLGVRVQVRYSSTEVGIATGSLPDDAPELLATTVGKPTPGVELRIVDSERGPCAAGEVGEVLVRSPATMRGYWRDPEQTAAVLDADGWVHTGDLGWLDDAGYLRLRGRRSEMYIRGGFNVYPAEVEDVLARHPKVARAAVLGMPDAIFGEIGWAFVAPRRPDDPPTLGELRRFVGAELASFKRPDRLTVLPELPVTPMFKVDKQALRGRAG
- a CDS encoding winged helix-turn-helix domain-containing protein gives rise to the protein MQDIRMVLKAKRDALQRLQAEIDVLERAQALLEGDSLEPSPRRVVLTPEKRLTGAQAKNHFAPTSQVGLAIAVLRDAGSPLHVTEIMRRIMDRGGSVKKASLVGSLARLVNEKRVFVRKRPNVFGLLEWAGGPPTLPLQVGNGGSSSAELSRGNPTSESTPGAGWAARH
- a CDS encoding IS1 family transposase encodes the protein MNRLDGKRRAQVVAALVEGNSIRATCRMTGVAKGTVLKLVADLGEAAREYQDRTLRNLPCTRIQCDEIWSFCYAKDKNLPDSMRHKPGVGSIWTWTAICADTKLVPSFHIGTRDAGCAWEFMNDLAGRLCKRIQLTTDGHRAYLDAVDTAIGNHQIDYAMLIKIYGEARAEEARYSPPTCIGTDVKIIAGNPDPAHISTSYVERQNLTMRMSIRRFTRLTNAFSKKIENHEHSVALHFLHYNFARIHQSIRCSPAMEAGVTDRLWSVKDIVALLEEREAQVRPTGTDSN
- a CDS encoding histone H1; translation: MKAKKPARRPRDPNQLAKLIVDMATGEAPRDDLAPRDDGKNPAAVALGRLGGLKGGKARAASLSARKRREIAKKAASARWRKRGEK
- a CDS encoding sugar phosphate isomerase/epimerase, which produces MPAAILDRLTVGHYMLRRWTLEEDVRGLERLGFRAISLASTKLDAYGRERAAGLLRASGMRVAHLGSYGRFGTEPGTIRRGVDEVRRALAWLHEVGGEVLVVIPGGRNGATWERAAAAYGDAYARLLPEAAAANIRLAVEVIHPLRQDLSFVNTLADAREIARRAGRGAGYVLDVWHSGWERRLLETIAADAPRRIHAVQLSDYKRDTMRTLDRALLGKGILPLREIVQTLEARGYRGWYELEIVSDDVDAMGYEPVLRQARRAMARLVA